One genomic region from Strix uralensis isolate ZFMK-TIS-50842 chromosome 5, bStrUra1, whole genome shotgun sequence encodes:
- the LGALS1 gene encoding galectin-1: MSCGPVCSNLGLKPGQRLTVKGKIAPSAKSFVMNLGKDASHLGLHFNPRFDAHGDVNTIVCNSKKVEEWGAEHRETVFPFQKGGTAEITFGINQNDVTVHLPGHQFTFPNRLGLSVFDYFDTQGDFTLQSLSWE, from the exons atgTCTTGC GGACCAGTATGCAGCAACTTGGGTCTCAAGCCTGGCCAGCGCCTCACTGTCAAGGGGAAAATTGCACCAAGTGCCAAGAG ctttgTGATGAATCTGGGGAAGGATGCTTCCCACCTTGGACTTCACTTCAACCCCCGTTTTGATGCTCATGGTGATGTGAACACCATCGTGTGCAACTCAAAGAAGGTGGAAGAGTGgggtgcagagcacagggagACTGTCTTCCCTTTCCAGAAGGGGGGCACAGCAGAG ATCACTTTTGGCATCAATCAAAACGATGTGACAGTCCACCTGCCAGGCCACCAGTTCACATTCCCTAACCGACTTGGTCTCTCTGTCTTTGACTACTTTGATACACAAGGGGACTTCACACTTCAGTCCCTCAGCTGGGAATAA